In Gossypium arboreum isolate Shixiya-1 chromosome 3, ASM2569848v2, whole genome shotgun sequence, the sequence ACCCATTACACCCGAGCCTAAAGCCCAACATGTGTTTGATAAAATATATAGCCCAAAAACCCAAACAAAAAAGATAAATTTTATCTTACTTTGGGTGGTTTTCTACTTAAAATGATTTAATGCCGCCACTACTTACATGCATTGACTTGAAGCTTAGAAGGACAGAGGTCATTTCCCTGTGACAAAATAAGAAACACAAGTCAAACCACCAATAATATAACTTCTCACAAACAACATCACTGTGCCACCACTCCTGCCGATTAAATTAAGGAATTGCAATGTTGTATAATCCAAAATTGGTTTGTAACATCaatcttttcaaaatataaagactacAGTTTCAAAAGGAAATGTTTACCTATTGACTTCGATACATGAATTCTGACATAGTCACCTAGATCTTCTTCTGTTTCTTTTCCCATATTTTTTGAACGTATCAACCCATATGTTTCCCAACTCATTCAACACTGTATATCCGATACATAGGCCAGCGACCAAACCACTACCATAACCTATCAAAACAATTTTCCAAGTTGACATAGCATATAACCATGACTGTTCCTCCTCCCCTGGAGGCGGTGGCACTGGAAGACGGTCTTCATTGCATTTCTTGGACAATGGTTGACCGCATAATTTTGGATTCCCACGGTAAGAATCATTTAAAAATGTACTGAATTGGTTGCCTTGCGGTATGCTCCCTTCAAGTGGGTTGTAAGACAAGTTCAGTGCCTCTAGGAAAGTTAGAGTTGTAAGCTGTGGAGGAATCTTCCCTGACAGCTCATTCTGTGAGAGATCCAAAGAGTCTAGATCTTTTAGGTTTTGAAGTGCTACTGGGATTTCGCCAGAGAAGCTATTATAGGACAAGTTTAGCACTTTGAGTGACCTCAGCATTTTTATTTC encodes:
- the LOC108475352 gene encoding receptor-like protein 33; the encoded protein is MVHDTFPFWLEKLPSLKVLILRANRFYGTITKFNSKNGFPKLRILDIASNNFSSDLSIEFLQSLKAMMQITNDDKAKLDYIGEDYYQDSVTIVNKGIEMFYQKVLTILTCLDLSNNSFHGRIPEEIKMLRSLKVLNLSYNSFSGEIPVALQNLKDLDSLDLSQNELSGKIPPQLTTLTFLEALNLSYNPLEGSIPQGNQFSTFLNDSYRGNPKLCGQPLSKKCNEDRLPVPPPPGEEEQSWLYAMSTWKIVLIGYGSGLVAGLCIGYTVLNELGNIWVDTFKKYGKRNRRRSR